A genomic window from Sphingobacterium spiritivorum includes:
- a CDS encoding RICIN domain-containing protein: MKHLNGLCCLLLIPFFFGCSKDLLKKSDIETDISSGPLNTTQLMAGGPVDSTSFLITNFGAVGDKVTLNTKAIQRAIDSCATSGGGLVVVPAGNFLSGTIHLKTGVTLHVQSGGTLFGSPRASDYPLNTSVYHSTNNRALIYAKDANHIGISGTGTIDGQGKSSEFQNNGKEDGTRPKIIEFANCDDITVKDINLTNAAYWTQYYVYCRNVVIDHINVYSFANFNNDGIDVDSQNVTIRNCTINSQDDGICLKSESPVACRNVTVDNCTITTNCNGIKFGTASSAGFKNIKVQNCKVSKPPLHLYPRVYGQSGIAIEAVDGGVIDSVLCDNIQISGVETPIFIKLGDRSRKNPDGLGLPGKMQNVTISNVTARGESKMSSSITGFPGYYVNNIVLKNVSLTSSGGGTTTDANRVVPENQKNYPENTMLGTLPAYGLYIRHAKNITLDNVTTSYSSSDVRPAIYTEDVQNVGATSLEMKPPANGAPFFKFVTTTGLTGDLTVPDLTIGTYEMVSALNNTSLLDMPGVGEPSRGTKVQLWGSNAQQKWKFVNVGNGYYKILPDPSTTKVLDVSGGSNVDGTQIQVWDDVNVNGQKWKISSTGSGYYTLSPACAPSSLLEVLNSSTTNGAKIQISKTTNNNNQRFKLVKY, from the coding sequence ATGAAACATTTAAATGGGCTATGTTGCCTACTCCTTATTCCATTTTTTTTTGGCTGCAGTAAAGATCTGCTCAAAAAAAGCGATATTGAAACCGATATTTCATCAGGACCATTGAATACGACACAGTTGATGGCTGGTGGCCCTGTTGACAGTACATCTTTCCTTATCACCAATTTCGGGGCTGTGGGAGATAAAGTAACGCTTAATACGAAAGCTATTCAACGTGCAATTGACTCCTGTGCCACCTCTGGCGGAGGATTGGTTGTTGTTCCAGCAGGTAATTTTCTTAGTGGGACGATCCACCTGAAAACAGGTGTGACTCTTCACGTTCAGTCAGGGGGCACGCTCTTTGGAAGTCCGAGAGCAAGTGATTATCCCCTAAATACATCGGTATATCATAGCACTAATAACCGGGCATTAATATATGCAAAGGATGCAAACCATATAGGTATCAGTGGTACAGGTACTATAGACGGGCAAGGGAAGAGTTCCGAGTTTCAAAACAACGGCAAAGAGGATGGTACACGGCCTAAGATTATTGAATTTGCCAACTGTGATGATATTACGGTAAAAGATATTAATCTAACAAATGCTGCATATTGGACTCAATATTATGTTTATTGCAGAAATGTAGTGATAGATCATATTAATGTATATAGTTTCGCAAACTTTAACAATGACGGTATTGATGTTGATAGTCAGAATGTAACAATAAGAAATTGTACCATCAATTCTCAAGATGACGGAATTTGCCTGAAAAGTGAGTCTCCGGTAGCCTGTAGGAATGTGACCGTTGACAACTGTACTATAACAACAAATTGTAACGGCATAAAGTTTGGAACAGCTTCTTCAGCAGGATTTAAAAATATTAAGGTACAGAACTGTAAAGTATCAAAACCACCCCTTCATCTGTATCCAAGAGTTTATGGTCAATCGGGAATTGCAATAGAGGCGGTCGATGGAGGAGTAATTGACAGCGTACTTTGTGATAATATTCAAATAAGCGGTGTGGAAACACCAATTTTTATTAAACTTGGAGACCGAAGCCGTAAGAATCCTGATGGACTAGGTTTGCCAGGGAAAATGCAGAATGTTACGATTAGTAATGTTACAGCACGTGGCGAATCTAAGATGAGTAGCTCCATAACCGGATTTCCGGGATATTATGTAAATAATATCGTCTTAAAAAATGTTAGTTTGACAAGTTCGGGAGGGGGCACTACTACGGATGCTAACCGTGTAGTTCCTGAAAACCAAAAAAATTATCCTGAGAATACTATGCTGGGTACTTTACCTGCATACGGATTATATATCCGGCACGCTAAAAATATTACACTAGACAATGTTACTACGAGCTATTCATCAAGTGATGTCCGTCCTGCGATCTATACCGAAGATGTTCAGAATGTAGGAGCAACCAGTCTGGAGATGAAACCACCTGCAAACGGTGCACCTTTTTTCAAATTTGTTACAACTACAGGACTAACAGGAGATTTAACTGTTCCGGATCTGACGATAGGAACATATGAAATGGTCTCTGCATTAAATAATACGAGTCTGTTAGACATGCCGGGAGTTGGTGAACCCTCTCGCGGAACTAAAGTACAATTATGGGGAAGTAATGCTCAGCAAAAATGGAAATTTGTTAATGTTGGCAATGGATATTATAAAATACTGCCGGATCCTTCAACTACAAAAGTATTAGATGTTTCGGGAGGTAGTAATGTGGATGGAACTCAGATACAGGTTTGGGATGATGTAAATGTCAATGGACAAAAATGGAAAATCTCTTCAACAGGCAGTGGATACTATACCCTTTCACCAGCCTGTGCTCCATCATCACTATTAGAAGTATTGAATAGCAGTACAACTAATGGAGCAAAAATACAGATTTCCAAAACGACTAATAATAATAATCAAAGATTCAAACTTGTGAAATATTAA
- a CDS encoding WD40 repeat domain-containing protein, which yields MNRISTELATVLTGHQNQIFAIENGFFPHTLFTAGNDKGVVEWDLQTGAFKRILCAVGASVYCLYLIPDTAYLAIGLRDGSIMIVDVDAQKLVVRLKVDKGAVFSIKALTHKQELIAVGEDGQLYVWNLLDFNLIYQFRISETIIRVIAVSANEKQLAFGDKAGNIHLYDAEAYHLLAKVQGHDMPVTSLSFDPEGRHLFSGGRDAKLVVWNTADLSQQLSYIPHMFTVYGILFHPTAPVFATVSRDKTFKIWDKETYGLLKNVSRDKGYESHHLSINVGLWTADGEYFITGGDDKIVRIWKVSI from the coding sequence ATGAATAGAATATCTACGGAGTTGGCAACTGTGCTGACAGGACATCAGAATCAAATATTTGCGATAGAAAATGGTTTCTTTCCGCATACTTTATTTACCGCAGGTAATGATAAAGGGGTGGTGGAGTGGGATCTGCAGACTGGTGCATTTAAGCGTATTCTTTGTGCTGTAGGTGCATCTGTATATTGTCTTTATCTTATTCCTGATACTGCTTATCTGGCCATAGGTCTTCGTGACGGCTCCATTATGATTGTAGACGTAGATGCTCAGAAGCTGGTGGTTCGTCTCAAAGTGGACAAAGGAGCCGTTTTCAGTATCAAAGCCTTAACCCATAAGCAGGAATTAATTGCTGTAGGAGAGGATGGTCAGTTGTATGTGTGGAATCTTCTTGATTTTAACTTAATATACCAGTTCAGGATTTCAGAAACCATTATCCGTGTGATTGCAGTATCTGCTAATGAAAAGCAGCTGGCATTTGGGGATAAAGCAGGTAATATTCATCTTTACGATGCGGAAGCTTATCATCTCCTTGCTAAAGTGCAGGGGCACGATATGCCTGTCACCTCTTTATCTTTTGATCCGGAAGGCCGGCATTTATTTTCCGGTGGAAGAGATGCCAAGCTGGTGGTCTGGAATACTGCTGATCTTTCTCAGCAACTGTCTTATATTCCTCATATGTTTACCGTGTATGGTATATTGTTTCATCCGACAGCGCCTGTTTTTGCAACAGTCAGCAGGGATAAGACGTTTAAGATATGGGATAAGGAAACGTATGGTCTTCTGAAGAATGTGAGTCGTGATAAAGGATATGAAAGTCATCACCTGTCTATAAATGTTGGACTGTGGACAGCAGACGGTGAGTATTTTATTACAGGAGGAGATGATAAAATTGTACGTATCTGGAAAGTAAGTATTTAA
- the hisIE gene encoding bifunctional phosphoribosyl-AMP cyclohydrolase/phosphoribosyl-ATP diphosphatase HisIE, protein MLDFSKSDGLVPVIVQDTQTLEVLMLGYMNEEAWQKTQAERKVTFFSRSKNRLWTKGEESGNFLHVVSYHIDCDQDTLLIKARPDGPTCHTGSRSCFKTEYDQNFLFELERIVSNRFEHPSDESYVNRLRSRGINKIAQKVGEEAVETVIAALTETDKEFIDETSDLLFHLIVLLREKGFSLETIAKNLESRHQ, encoded by the coding sequence ATGCTAGATTTTTCTAAAAGTGACGGACTTGTTCCGGTCATAGTACAAGATACACAGACATTAGAAGTGCTGATGTTGGGGTATATGAATGAAGAGGCCTGGCAAAAAACGCAGGCAGAAAGAAAAGTAACATTTTTCTCCAGAAGTAAGAACAGGCTCTGGACAAAAGGGGAGGAAAGCGGGAATTTTCTACATGTGGTCAGTTATCATATTGACTGTGATCAGGATACACTGCTGATCAAAGCACGCCCTGACGGACCGACTTGTCATACGGGAAGCCGTAGTTGCTTCAAGACAGAATACGATCAGAATTTCTTATTCGAACTGGAACGTATTGTGAGTAATCGCTTTGAGCATCCTTCTGATGAGTCCTATGTTAACCGTTTGCGTAGCAGAGGGATCAACAAGATTGCTCAAAAGGTAGGAGAAGAGGCGGTAGAGACTGTTATTGCAGCATTGACCGAAACCGACAAAGAATTTATCGATGAGACTTCTGATTTGTTGTTTCACCTAATCGTATTGTTAAGAGAAAAAGGATTTTCATTGGAAACGATTGCTAAAAATCTGGAATCCAGACACCAATAA
- the hisF gene encoding imidazole glycerol phosphate synthase subunit HisF encodes MLAKRIIPCLDVKDGRTVKGVNFVDLRDAGDPVELAYAYSEQGADELVFLDITATHEGRKTTIDLVKAVARQVNIPFTIGGGINEIRDAEVLLNSGADKISINSAAVRRPELINEMSAAFGAQFVVVAVDTRHTEGQNFVHLSGGRIKTEIQTEDWIREAQDRGAGEILLTSMDHDGTKNGFDCAFLKKINAMISIPLIASGGAGNQEHFTEVFQQTGVDAALAASVFHYGEILIPELKNTLRANGITVR; translated from the coding sequence ATGTTAGCAAAGCGAATCATTCCTTGTCTGGATGTGAAGGACGGTCGGACGGTTAAGGGGGTCAATTTTGTTGACCTGCGTGATGCCGGGGATCCTGTTGAACTGGCGTATGCGTATTCTGAACAGGGGGCTGATGAACTGGTTTTTCTTGATATTACGGCTACACATGAAGGCCGGAAAACGACTATAGATTTAGTAAAAGCGGTCGCCAGACAGGTAAATATTCCGTTTACCATTGGAGGCGGAATCAATGAGATCCGTGATGCGGAAGTCCTGTTGAATTCGGGAGCAGATAAGATTTCGATTAATTCAGCTGCCGTGCGCCGTCCGGAGCTGATCAATGAGATGTCGGCTGCTTTCGGAGCGCAGTTTGTAGTTGTAGCAGTAGATACCAGACATACAGAAGGTCAAAATTTTGTTCATCTTAGCGGCGGTCGTATCAAAACGGAAATCCAGACAGAAGACTGGATTCGTGAAGCTCAGGACCGGGGAGCAGGTGAAATACTGTTGACTTCAATGGATCATGACGGCACTAAAAATGGATTTGATTGTGCATTTCTAAAAAAAATTAATGCTATGATCAGTATTCCTCTGATTGCGTCCGGAGGTGCTGGAAATCAAGAGCATTTTACGGAAGTATTTCAACAAACAGGAGTCGATGCCGCATTAGCAGCTTCGGTTTTTCATTATGGAGAAATTTTGATTCCTGAATTGAAAAATACGTTAAGAGCCAACGGTATTACTGTCCGGTAA
- a CDS encoding 1-(5-phosphoribosyl)-5-[(5-phosphoribosylamino)methylideneamino]imidazole-4-carboxamide isomerase, whose translation MYIIPAIDVLDKKVVRLREGNYDDVTTYDISLEEQIDRYHANGTELVHIIDLNGAKGDFSNQEYLFNIIRKTEMKIQYGGGVRSIEKVKELIDAGVFRVIVGTQAITNPEFLEELSTLNEGKIKYADHIVIAIDVLDEVIKYSGWLESSPIKLIEYIDKCLALGFYRFLCTDISKDGKLGGAGVELYKKLLDHSPIIKLIGSGGISSMDDIRKLQELGRMESCVVGKAIYENRISIEEIQDWNLKSLISF comes from the coding sequence ATGTATATCATACCAGCAATCGATGTATTGGACAAAAAAGTAGTTCGTCTACGCGAAGGAAATTATGACGATGTAACGACTTACGATATAAGCCTTGAAGAACAAATAGACAGATACCATGCAAATGGTACTGAGTTGGTGCATATCATCGATCTGAATGGTGCAAAGGGAGATTTCAGTAATCAGGAATATTTATTCAATATCATCCGCAAAACTGAAATGAAGATTCAATACGGCGGAGGTGTCCGTAGTATCGAAAAAGTAAAAGAACTGATTGATGCAGGTGTATTTCGTGTCATCGTAGGTACGCAGGCCATCACTAATCCTGAATTTCTGGAAGAATTAAGCACGCTTAATGAAGGAAAAATAAAGTATGCAGATCATATCGTTATAGCGATAGATGTACTGGATGAGGTGATCAAGTATTCAGGATGGCTGGAAAGTTCGCCCATCAAACTGATCGAATATATTGATAAGTGCCTGGCATTGGGTTTCTACCGTTTTCTGTGTACAGATATCAGCAAAGACGGCAAGTTAGGCGGTGCAGGTGTCGAATTGTATAAGAAACTTTTGGATCATTCGCCTATTATTAAACTTATCGGTTCAGGAGGTATCAGTTCCATGGACGATATCCGCAAATTGCAGGAGCTTGGGAGAATGGAATCCTGTGTGGTAGGAAAAGCTATTTATGAAAACCGTATTTCGATCGAAGAGATTCAGGATTGGAATTTGAAATCTTTAATCAGTTTTTAG
- the hisH gene encoding imidazole glycerol phosphate synthase subunit HisH, translated as MIGIINYGAGNIFSLTAALDRVGLSYMMINLPEEINQCDRIIIPGVGHAGAAMQKLRESGLSEHIHKIKKPVLGICVGMQLMTDFSEEGNAELLKIVPIQTLHFRERIAQKVPHMGWNSISPSKGNPLFLHIEDNAYFYFVHSYFIEYHEDYTIAKCEYDVPFSAAMSKGNFYGVQFHPEKSGKAGEQLLLNFSKIN; from the coding sequence ATGATAGGAATTATCAATTACGGGGCAGGGAATATATTTTCATTGACAGCGGCACTGGATAGAGTCGGACTTTCGTATATGATGATCAACCTGCCTGAAGAGATCAATCAATGTGATCGTATTATTATTCCGGGAGTAGGACATGCGGGTGCTGCTATGCAGAAGCTGCGGGAATCGGGCTTATCTGAACATATCCATAAGATAAAAAAACCGGTATTGGGAATATGTGTAGGTATGCAGCTGATGACGGATTTTTCGGAAGAAGGTAATGCCGAATTACTGAAGATCGTTCCGATCCAGACGTTACATTTCAGAGAACGTATAGCGCAGAAGGTTCCGCATATGGGCTGGAATAGCATATCGCCTTCTAAAGGTAACCCGCTATTCCTCCATATTGAAGATAATGCGTATTTTTACTTCGTACATTCGTATTTTATTGAATATCACGAAGATTATACCATTGCAAAATGCGAGTATGATGTTCCGTTTTCGGCAGCAATGTCAAAAGGAAATTTTTATGGAGTCCAGTTTCACCCTGAAAAATCGGGTAAGGCCGGAGAGCAGTTATTATTGAATTTTTCAAAGATAAATTAG
- the hisB gene encoding bifunctional histidinol-phosphatase/imidazoleglycerol-phosphate dehydratase HisB, translated as MPNHIKRVLFIDRDGTLILEPEDEQIDSFAKLKFYPGALQYLPRIAKELDYELVLVTNQDGLGTDSHPEANFWPVHQLVTDTFAGEGVVFAKEHIDRTFPHENAATRKPGIGMLLDYFDPEKYDLQHSFVIGDRVNDVKLAQNLGAKAIWLRANDNLGVTENLQIEASAVALETKDWKAIYEFLKLGSRTGEHHRKTNETDIYIHLNLDGSGKSDIDTGLPFFDHMLDQIARHGAIDLTVKAKGDLHIDEHHTIEDTGIALGEVFLKVLGDKRGIERYSYTLPMDDCLAQVALDFGGRNWIVWDATFNREKIGDMPTEMFFHFFKSFSDASRSNLNIKAEGENEHHKIEAIFKAFAKSIKKAVRRDADNMQLPSTKGVL; from the coding sequence ATGCCAAACCATATCAAGCGCGTATTATTTATTGACCGAGACGGAACATTGATTCTGGAGCCTGAGGATGAGCAAATTGACTCTTTTGCCAAATTAAAATTTTATCCCGGAGCATTACAGTATCTTCCCCGTATTGCTAAAGAACTGGATTATGAACTGGTTCTTGTGACCAATCAGGATGGACTGGGAACAGATTCTCATCCTGAAGCTAATTTCTGGCCTGTACATCAGCTGGTGACGGATACTTTTGCCGGAGAAGGAGTCGTATTTGCAAAAGAACATATTGACCGTACTTTCCCACACGAGAATGCTGCTACCCGCAAACCGGGTATTGGTATGCTATTGGATTATTTTGATCCGGAGAAGTATGATTTGCAGCATTCATTTGTGATTGGTGATCGTGTAAATGATGTGAAGCTGGCTCAGAATCTGGGTGCAAAAGCAATCTGGCTGCGGGCAAATGATAATCTCGGTGTGACTGAGAACCTGCAAATAGAGGCCAGTGCAGTTGCTTTGGAAACAAAAGACTGGAAAGCGATTTACGAATTTCTGAAGCTAGGTTCAAGGACAGGAGAGCATCATCGTAAGACGAATGAAACGGATATTTATATCCATCTCAATCTGGATGGATCAGGTAAATCAGATATTGATACCGGATTGCCATTTTTTGATCACATGCTGGATCAGATTGCCCGTCACGGAGCAATTGACCTTACTGTAAAAGCAAAAGGCGATCTGCATATAGATGAACATCATACGATAGAAGATACAGGGATTGCTTTGGGGGAAGTCTTTTTAAAGGTTTTGGGTGATAAGCGCGGTATTGAACGATATTCCTACACTTTGCCCATGGATGACTGTCTTGCGCAGGTGGCGCTGGATTTTGGAGGACGCAACTGGATTGTGTGGGACGCTACATTCAACAGAGAGAAAATAGGTGACATGCCTACAGAAATGTTTTTCCATTTCTTCAAGTCATTCTCTGATGCGTCCAGATCTAATCTCAATATCAAAGCCGAAGGTGAGAACGAGCATCACAAGATCGAAGCCATCTTCAAGGCATTTGCTAAATCAATCAAAAAAGCGGTGCGTCGTGATGCGGATAACATGCAGCTACCAAGCACTAAAGGTGTTTTGTAG
- the hisC gene encoding histidinol-phosphate transaminase, producing MDNPFNLTDLLRDNIKNLVPYSSARDEFKGEASILIDANENAFGSPLDHNYNRYPDPLQHQVKDKLSRIKGVPAANMFLGNGSDEAIDILFRAFCRPGVDNVILVPPTYGMYEVSANINDVTFQKVNLTKEYQLDLDGIQEAVNAQTKLIFICSPNNPTGNAINRKDIELILNNFHGIVVVDEAYINFSQTRSFTQELAEYPNLVVLQTLSKAWGLAALRLGMAFASKEIIEVFNKIKPPYNINQATQDIVLEALDQVDQVNAWIKETVAERELLVKELVKIGYVQYITPSDANFILVRMDDPRGLYTYLVGHGIIVRDRSKVELCEGCLRITVGTPEENKILLEKMTAFAG from the coding sequence ATGGATAATCCATTCAACTTAACCGACTTACTACGGGATAATATCAAAAATCTCGTACCTTATTCTTCTGCCAGAGATGAATTTAAAGGAGAAGCATCTATACTGATTGATGCCAATGAAAATGCCTTTGGATCACCTTTGGATCATAATTACAACCGTTATCCCGATCCGTTGCAACATCAGGTCAAAGATAAACTTTCGCGTATAAAAGGAGTTCCTGCAGCAAATATGTTTTTAGGAAACGGAAGTGATGAAGCTATCGATATTTTATTCCGGGCCTTTTGCCGTCCGGGTGTAGATAACGTTATTCTTGTTCCGCCAACCTACGGGATGTATGAAGTATCTGCCAATATTAATGATGTGACTTTCCAAAAGGTCAATCTGACGAAAGAATACCAGCTGGATCTGGATGGGATACAGGAGGCTGTAAATGCACAGACCAAGCTTATCTTTATTTGTTCGCCAAACAATCCTACAGGAAATGCTATTAACCGTAAGGACATCGAGCTGATCCTGAATAACTTTCATGGTATTGTAGTGGTGGATGAGGCATATATCAATTTTTCACAGACCCGATCATTTACACAGGAACTTGCTGAGTACCCTAATCTTGTTGTCCTGCAGACGCTTTCCAAAGCCTGGGGGCTGGCTGCATTACGTCTTGGAATGGCTTTTGCCAGTAAAGAGATTATTGAAGTATTCAATAAAATAAAGCCTCCTTATAATATCAATCAGGCTACGCAAGATATTGTACTGGAAGCGCTGGATCAGGTAGATCAGGTGAATGCCTGGATCAAAGAGACCGTTGCTGAACGTGAATTGCTGGTGAAAGAACTGGTTAAGATCGGATATGTACAGTATATTACTCCGTCGGATGCCAATTTTATCTTAGTCAGAATGGATGATCCAAGAGGCTTATATACCTATCTTGTAGGGCACGGTATCATTGTGCGCGACCGCTCCAAAGTAGAACTATGTGAGGGCTGTCTGCGTATCACTGTAGGTACTCCTGAAGAGAATAAAATACTATTAGAAAAAATGACTGCTTTTGCAGGCTAA
- a CDS encoding ribonuclease Z: MKFEVLILGNSSATPMYERHPSSQLLNFNEQFFLIDCGEGTQMQLFRYGIRSNRIGHIFISHLHGDHYLGLVGLLSSMHLVGRKSDLHLYGPAPLKEILDVQFRHSDTQLRYNLIFHPTNPDKEEVILETTAFKVSTFPLTHRIPCTGFRFDEGKRSPAIIAELVEQLNIPKQYIGGIKRGLDYTAPDGKVYKAAELTIPPPPSRSYAYCSDTVRVPDYLAAISNVDLLYHESTFLHEMVDRAKETLHTTAQEAAEIAKEAGAHKLLLGHYSARYRELQPLLEEAQHVFKNTQLSVEGKWFSV; the protein is encoded by the coding sequence ATGAAGTTTGAGGTTTTGATTTTGGGGAATAGCTCCGCTACACCGATGTACGAACGTCATCCTTCGAGTCAACTCCTCAATTTTAATGAACAGTTTTTTCTGATCGATTGTGGAGAAGGCACACAGATGCAACTATTCCGCTACGGTATCCGTAGCAATCGCATAGGTCATATATTTATCAGTCACCTGCATGGTGATCATTATCTGGGACTCGTCGGACTATTGTCTTCCATGCACCTGGTTGGCCGCAAGTCTGACCTGCATTTATATGGCCCGGCACCTCTGAAAGAGATACTGGATGTACAGTTCAGACATTCGGATACTCAACTACGGTACAACCTGATCTTTCACCCTACCAATCCGGATAAAGAAGAAGTCATTCTGGAAACTACTGCTTTCAAAGTAAGTACGTTTCCGCTTACTCACCGCATTCCCTGTACAGGATTCCGGTTTGATGAAGGAAAGCGTTCTCCGGCAATAATAGCAGAGCTGGTAGAACAACTGAACATTCCTAAACAATACATAGGCGGAATAAAAAGAGGACTGGATTATACCGCTCCCGATGGAAAAGTATATAAAGCTGCAGAGCTGACCATACCGCCGCCACCGTCGAGAAGCTATGCTTATTGTTCGGATACGGTACGTGTGCCGGACTACTTAGCAGCAATCAGCAATGTAGATCTGTTGTATCACGAATCTACTTTTTTACACGAAATGGTCGACAGGGCCAAAGAAACATTGCATACCACGGCACAGGAGGCAGCCGAAATTGCGAAGGAAGCAGGTGCACATAAATTGCTTCTGGGACATTACTCTGCAAGATACCGTGAATTACAGCCATTATTGGAGGAAGCACAGCACGTTTTTAAGAATACCCAGCTTTCAGTTGAAGGTAAATGGTTTTCTGTATAG
- a CDS encoding STAS domain-containing protein — protein sequence MKYTIDKHDRYIVIEPLTDVLNAEKAAKLKAELLLRNTTGQRNIVLDLSNVRDVDEEGVRIGILANRLCHTIGGLFLLANVDSAVLEVLEMSHLHQTLTIVDSVKIAEDMIFAHELEMDYRGEKD from the coding sequence ATGAAATATACAATTGATAAGCATGACCGATATATTGTAATCGAACCGTTAACGGATGTGCTGAACGCTGAAAAGGCAGCAAAGTTGAAAGCTGAACTTTTATTGCGTAATACTACCGGCCAACGCAATATTGTGTTGGATCTGTCGAATGTACGTGACGTAGATGAGGAAGGTGTTCGTATAGGTATTCTGGCCAACAGGCTTTGTCATACGATAGGAGGGTTGTTTCTTTTGGCAAATGTAGACTCAGCAGTACTGGAAGTACTGGAGATGTCTCATTTGCATCAGACACTGACTATAGTAGATTCCGTGAAGATTGCCGAGGATATGATCTTTGCGCATGAATTAGAAATGGACTACAGAGGGGAGAAAGATTAG
- a CDS encoding phosphoribosylaminoimidazolesuccinocarboxamide synthase: MNAIRETNFNFENQTAFYRGKVRDVYTIADRYLAMVATDRISAFDVVLPRAIPYKGQVLNQIAAKFLKATEDILPNWVVEVPDPSVTIGKMCEPFKVEMVIRGYLSGHAWREYSAGRREVCGEKLVEGLKENDKLPEPIITPTTKAAVGHDEDISRADILKKGIVSEEDYIQLEKYTKALFQRGTEIAKERGLILVDTKYEFGKRDGVIYLIDEIHTPDSSRYFYADGYEDRQSNGEPQKQLSKEFVRKWLIENGFQGKDGQQVPEMTDEIVNSISERYIELYEHITGERFEYPKEGEVLGRVEHNISTALKTLPEAGK; encoded by the coding sequence ATGAACGCAATAAGAGAAACAAATTTTAATTTCGAAAACCAAACTGCTTTTTACAGAGGTAAGGTACGTGATGTATATACGATTGCAGATCGTTATCTGGCAATGGTTGCCACAGATCGTATATCTGCATTTGATGTTGTATTGCCTCGTGCTATACCTTATAAAGGTCAGGTGCTGAATCAAATAGCGGCGAAGTTTTTAAAAGCTACAGAAGATATTTTGCCTAACTGGGTGGTAGAAGTACCGGATCCCAGTGTGACGATTGGTAAGATGTGTGAGCCATTCAAAGTAGAGATGGTGATCAGAGGATACCTTTCGGGACATGCATGGCGTGAATATAGTGCCGGCAGAAGAGAAGTGTGCGGAGAGAAACTAGTTGAAGGACTTAAAGAAAATGATAAGCTTCCCGAGCCCATCATTACGCCGACCACAAAAGCTGCAGTAGGTCATGATGAAGATATCTCCCGTGCAGATATTCTGAAAAAAGGTATTGTAAGTGAGGAAGATTATATCCAGCTTGAAAAATATACGAAAGCTCTGTTTCAGCGTGGTACGGAGATCGCAAAAGAAAGAGGTCTGATTCTGGTGGATACCAAGTATGAGTTTGGTAAACGTGACGGCGTTATTTATCTTATAGACGAGATCCATACACCGGATTCTTCCAGATATTTTTATGCTGATGGATATGAAGACCGTCAGTCAAACGGTGAGCCGCAAAAGCAATTGTCCAAAGAATTTGTTCGGAAATGGTTGATTGAGAATGGTTTTCAGGGAAAAGACGGGCAGCAGGTACCTGAAATGACGGATGAAATTGTAAATTCTATTTCCGAGCGATACATTGAACTATATGAGCATATCACAGGAGAACGTTTTGAATATCCCAAAGAGGGAGAGGTGCTGGGTAGAGTAGAACATAATATTTCTACTGCATTAAAGACGCTGCCCGAAGCAGGGAAATAA